In Sphingobacterium sp. PCS056, the following proteins share a genomic window:
- a CDS encoding TPM domain-containing protein, with product MSRKIKIFIYTLITSILIHGFSLSFAQYTVEDLPNPKIKGQAYFVSNPDHIISSSVMDELDAISWRIDSITACEFAIVIVDDYVGDSDFDFALKLFNTWGIGKKESNNGLLLFIAKNRHEYRFISGYGMESILPDAYLKRIGEKYLVPNFRNDDYDRGVLESSKFIQKILNAPDARAELDRLMPEAIPFWNFKNPYLRNSLLVLAVFIFLYVWISVVTKITKGKITKKSSYFPPLISGCGCMGILMFFTSFIFAFVFENFDQVYQVKNLPYFILIFGVITLGMKYNAGITAVTNSYKDEENIQQAIRKFLKWNFLPLLISPLAWIDFGRSNKRLSLHPGRLVAPDNSGNWLRINRDQADSKMRNFLDAGQLMEEKINSRDYEVWVNSKTNETKLIPWDEDKTIILCPQCHYKTFEKDLRKTITKATYSSGGLEEQYDLCKYCGYEISHGTHNTPRLVRSSSGSSGGGSGRSGGSGGGSFGGGSSGGGGAGGRW from the coding sequence ATGTCAAGGAAAATAAAAATATTTATTTATACCCTAATTACCTCTATTTTAATACACGGGTTTTCGCTTTCATTTGCTCAATATACAGTCGAGGATCTTCCTAATCCTAAAATCAAGGGGCAGGCTTATTTTGTTTCAAATCCAGATCATATTATTTCTTCAAGTGTCATGGATGAACTTGACGCTATATCTTGGCGGATCGACTCGATTACAGCGTGTGAATTTGCGATTGTTATCGTTGATGATTACGTTGGAGATAGCGATTTTGATTTTGCATTAAAGTTATTCAATACTTGGGGAATCGGAAAAAAAGAGAGTAATAATGGTTTACTTCTTTTTATTGCCAAAAATAGACATGAGTACCGATTTATATCGGGTTATGGCATGGAAAGTATATTGCCAGATGCTTACCTTAAACGGATAGGTGAAAAATATTTAGTTCCTAATTTTCGAAATGATGATTATGATCGTGGAGTTTTAGAGTCATCGAAATTTATCCAAAAAATCTTAAATGCTCCAGATGCAAGAGCTGAATTAGATCGGTTAATGCCCGAAGCAATACCTTTTTGGAATTTTAAAAATCCATATTTAAGAAATTCGTTGTTAGTACTTGCCGTATTTATATTTCTTTATGTTTGGATTTCAGTGGTCACCAAAATCACGAAAGGGAAAATAACAAAAAAAAGCAGTTACTTTCCTCCATTAATCAGTGGTTGTGGTTGTATGGGAATACTGATGTTTTTTACTTCCTTTATTTTTGCATTTGTTTTTGAAAATTTTGACCAAGTTTATCAAGTTAAAAATTTGCCCTACTTCATTCTCATTTTCGGAGTGATTACTTTAGGTATGAAATATAATGCTGGTATTACAGCTGTCACAAATTCTTATAAGGATGAGGAAAACATTCAGCAAGCTATTCGTAAATTTTTGAAATGGAATTTCCTACCGTTATTAATAAGTCCTTTGGCATGGATAGATTTTGGAAGATCCAATAAGCGATTAAGTCTTCATCCAGGACGTTTAGTCGCTCCTGATAATTCCGGAAACTGGTTAAGAATAAATCGAGATCAAGCAGATTCAAAAATGAGAAATTTTCTGGATGCAGGACAATTAATGGAAGAAAAAATTAATAGCCGTGATTATGAAGTCTGGGTTAATAGTAAAACAAACGAGACTAAATTGATTCCCTGGGATGAGGACAAAACTATTATACTATGTCCACAATGCCATTATAAAACATTTGAAAAAGATTTGCGAAAGACAATTACGAAGGCTACTTATAGTTCTGGTGGATTGGAAGAGCAGTACGATTTGTGTAAATATTGTGGCTATGAGATATCTCATGGAACTCATAATACGCCTCGTCTAGTCAGGTCTTCTTCTGGTAGTTCTGGAGGTGGATCGGGGCGTTCTGGTGGCTCCGGTGGAGGAAGTTTTGGTGGAGGATCTTCAGGTGGTGGTGGAGCAGGAGGAAGGTGGTAA
- a CDS encoding bifunctional alpha/beta hydrolase/class I SAM-dependent methyltransferase, which produces MMNTGYFKSFDGSDIFYRAWNFRPNQKTLIIIHRGHEHSERLHEIATDAQFEGYNVFAYDLRGHGYTKEPVSPIFMDNVRDLDMFSKYLHQQYQINEQDIFVIANSIAGVIVTSWVHDFAPPIAGMALLAPAFEIKLYVPFANEFIGFTTKLKKDLVIQSYVKSKVLTHDKAQQEAYDQDPLISKSINGRLLVDLQSAGKRLVEDAAAINIPTLILSAEKDYVVKNSVQKKFYVNLESQVKEFRTLPNFFHGILFESGRHEVYQYIKTFVVKSFEVEPNELSLAPDLFSVKEYENLYYKVMPTMEKLNFAFQKWSLGKIGTLSEGMALGLKYGFDSGISLDYVYHNQAKGKFGIGKVIDKGYLEAIGWRGIRIRKQHLLTLLEKNILDIQSSGRKVKILDIAGGTGNYLFDIKEKYPDVEIVINEFVESNISLGEKIIHQKGYSDIRFTNFDCFDPKTYQLINFEPNITIISGIFELFGDNQLTNKAVQGIVSISEENSHILYTGQPWHPQLKMIAFVLNSHQKKDWVMRRRSQKELDRIMAFNHIKKEDMLIDDYGIFTVSSGKVKG; this is translated from the coding sequence ATGATGAACACAGGATATTTTAAAAGTTTTGACGGAAGTGACATTTTTTATAGAGCATGGAATTTTCGACCCAATCAAAAAACATTGATCATTATACACCGTGGTCACGAACATTCTGAACGGTTACATGAGATCGCCACGGATGCTCAGTTTGAGGGATATAATGTTTTCGCTTATGATCTTCGTGGGCATGGTTACACCAAAGAACCGGTATCACCAATTTTCATGGATAATGTACGGGATTTGGATATGTTTTCTAAATATCTGCATCAGCAATACCAGATAAATGAACAAGATATTTTCGTAATTGCCAATAGCATAGCTGGAGTTATTGTGACGTCATGGGTTCATGATTTTGCTCCCCCAATTGCAGGTATGGCTTTGTTAGCTCCTGCATTTGAGATTAAATTATATGTTCCTTTTGCTAATGAGTTTATTGGTTTTACAACCAAACTAAAAAAAGATTTAGTGATTCAAAGTTATGTCAAGTCTAAAGTTTTAACTCACGATAAAGCACAACAGGAGGCGTATGATCAAGATCCGCTGATTTCAAAGTCGATTAATGGTAGGTTATTAGTGGATTTACAAAGTGCAGGTAAAAGATTGGTGGAGGATGCCGCAGCGATTAATATTCCAACTTTGATCCTATCTGCTGAAAAAGATTATGTGGTTAAAAATAGTGTGCAAAAGAAATTTTATGTCAATTTGGAATCTCAAGTTAAGGAATTTAGAACTTTACCCAATTTTTTTCATGGCATATTGTTCGAGAGTGGGAGGCATGAAGTGTATCAATATATTAAAACTTTTGTAGTCAAATCATTTGAAGTAGAACCGAATGAGCTGAGCTTAGCTCCGGACTTGTTCTCGGTAAAAGAGTATGAGAACTTATATTACAAAGTAATGCCAACTATGGAAAAGTTGAACTTTGCATTTCAAAAATGGTCTTTGGGAAAAATCGGTACTTTAAGTGAGGGGATGGCTCTTGGGTTAAAATACGGATTTGATTCTGGTATATCGCTAGACTATGTATATCATAATCAAGCAAAGGGAAAGTTTGGAATCGGTAAAGTGATCGATAAAGGATATTTAGAAGCAATTGGTTGGAGAGGGATCCGAATTCGAAAACAACATCTATTGACATTATTAGAAAAGAATATTCTAGATATTCAATCTTCTGGAAGAAAGGTAAAGATTTTAGATATTGCAGGTGGGACAGGAAATTATCTTTTTGATATCAAGGAGAAGTACCCAGATGTAGAAATTGTGATCAATGAATTTGTGGAATCAAATATCAGCTTGGGCGAAAAAATTATTCATCAAAAAGGTTATAGCGATATTCGTTTTACAAATTTTGACTGTTTTGATCCTAAGACTTATCAGCTCATTAATTTTGAACCTAATATTACTATCATTTCTGGAATCTTCGAATTATTCGGAGATAATCAACTTACGAATAAAGCTGTGCAAGGCATTGTTTCTATCTCAGAGGAAAATAGTCATATTCTATATACTGGACAACCTTGGCATCCACAATTGAAAATGATAGCATTTGTTCTGAATAGTCATCAAAAAAAGGATTGGGTAATGCGTAGACGCTCTCAAAAAGAACTAGATCGAATAATGGCGTTTAATCATATTAAGAAAGAGGATATGCTCATTGATGACTATGGTATTTTTACAGTCTCATCGGGAAAGGTTAAAGGATAG
- a CDS encoding SDR family NAD(P)-dependent oxidoreductase gives MKVFIAGGTSGIGAALANLYLAKGYLVAICGRDLQKTVIENGNLTKYEVDVLNVEMLQLYVLDFVQQEPLDVFINTTGSYADDVARKIRYNESIDMLQINILGTINCFEIARKVMRKHNQGHIVTIASVSGTLHYPKASLYSKSKRAVIQIADAYRKALEPFGITVTTIAPGYVDTQKLRDLNQQNLSKKPYLVSQEEAAIYIADAIVKKKELYVFPWKMKVLMKFLSYFPARFLDIMMYKKAKWMKND, from the coding sequence ATGAAAGTTTTTATTGCAGGCGGAACATCTGGCATTGGTGCGGCATTAGCTAATTTGTATCTGGCTAAAGGTTATCTTGTTGCTATTTGTGGAAGAGACTTACAAAAAACTGTTATTGAAAACGGCAATTTAACGAAATATGAGGTTGATGTGTTAAATGTGGAAATGCTGCAGCTTTATGTTCTTGACTTTGTGCAACAGGAGCCTTTGGATGTTTTTATTAATACAACAGGTAGCTATGCTGATGATGTCGCTCGAAAGATCCGATATAATGAAAGCATTGATATGTTACAAATCAATATTTTAGGTACTATTAATTGTTTTGAGATAGCAAGAAAAGTTATGCGTAAACACAATCAAGGCCATATAGTCACGATTGCATCCGTTTCTGGGACGCTACATTACCCAAAAGCAAGTCTATATAGTAAATCCAAAAGAGCGGTGATTCAAATTGCTGATGCATATCGTAAGGCATTAGAACCATTTGGGATCACAGTCACGACTATTGCTCCTGGGTATGTGGATACCCAAAAATTGCGCGATCTTAATCAACAGAATTTATCAAAGAAACCTTATTTAGTTTCACAAGAAGAAGCTGCCATCTATATTGCTGACGCTATCGTTAAAAAAAAGGAACTTTATGTTTTCCCCTGGAAGATGAAAGTCTTGATGAAGTTTCTGTCTTATTTTCCTGCTCGGTTTTTGGATATTATGATGTATAAAAAAGCAAAATGGATGAAAAACGATTGA
- a CDS encoding patatin-like phospholipase family protein, with translation MAKKEFERAIVFSGGGTRFALYTGMYAALVDMNMSPDLIVASCGGAIAAAVIQTFPQVNEQKEYLKSKEFYDFVAQIKLTDHKSIFKIGYYSLLKTFNKEYAPYIEDVLDRYLVEMPQDLTVLLPTLKQKENNSPKIIVVGSKMLFTPLEVLFKRGDRKLYQKVLFTDVETAKKIAADQIEIESENYLHSAVSKEILIESSVPLHQAVRISISDMFYVAPVEIGQNYYAGGAIDLVPIELAQYLADHTFIERKQSYKPVEEALVRAVLGFSGNERLREVEVQHADYWIDTRDAPQILKGHYCAKYVDWFKGEIVVKRPDTIEHYQDDIERQWQYGYQKTLESLKR, from the coding sequence ATGGCTAAGAAGGAATTTGAAAGGGCAATTGTCTTCTCTGGAGGAGGAACGCGCTTTGCATTATATACGGGCATGTATGCTGCATTAGTAGACATGAACATGTCTCCTGATCTTATTGTTGCTAGTTGTGGGGGAGCTATTGCTGCGGCTGTTATACAGACTTTTCCCCAAGTTAATGAACAAAAAGAATATCTTAAGTCAAAGGAATTTTATGATTTTGTTGCTCAAATAAAATTGACAGACCATAAAAGTATTTTTAAGATCGGATATTACTCTTTATTGAAGACTTTTAACAAAGAATATGCTCCATATATAGAAGACGTACTAGATCGATACTTGGTCGAAATGCCTCAAGATTTAACAGTCTTGTTACCGACATTGAAACAAAAAGAAAACAACAGTCCTAAAATCATTGTTGTAGGTTCTAAGATGTTGTTTACACCTCTTGAGGTTTTATTTAAAAGGGGAGATAGGAAGCTCTATCAAAAAGTATTGTTTACAGACGTAGAAACTGCTAAAAAGATCGCTGCCGATCAAATTGAAATTGAATCTGAGAACTATTTGCATAGCGCGGTTTCAAAAGAAATTTTGATCGAAAGCTCAGTGCCACTTCATCAAGCTGTGCGCATATCGATATCCGATATGTTTTACGTAGCACCAGTAGAGATTGGACAAAATTATTATGCTGGAGGAGCGATAGATTTGGTTCCAATAGAATTAGCACAATACTTAGCAGATCATACTTTTATAGAGCGAAAACAGTCGTATAAACCTGTAGAGGAAGCATTAGTAAGAGCCGTGTTAGGATTCAGTGGAAATGAACGATTACGTGAGGTAGAAGTGCAACATGCGGATTATTGGATTGATACTCGAGATGCTCCCCAAATCCTTAAAGGACATTATTGTGCTAAGTATGTAGACTGGTTCAAGGGAGAGATTGTTGTAAAACGACCAGATACTATTGAGCATTATCAAGATGATATTGAACGACAATGGCAATATGGTTATCAGAAGACATTAGAAAGTTTAAAAAGATGA
- a CDS encoding phosphatidate cytidylyltransferase — protein MKEQDPVNGKFSDVPIRVKSWVYIIILFSLGIINSLTMTIFVSLLTFQGMKEIFRMIKPNFSFLPLLVLLTCLQAYFIYFISDTVYLRYAIITILIALIILFIVWKFSFKALLSFGIGLCITLICFAYLAYIRSIEYPIISHFGLRLIIFIVVVTELNDVFQYLSGKFFGNKPIVPKISPNKTWEGLIGGVMLTTLLSNLLGYLLFSFYDLLNFTFMGLLLGILGFGGDVLMSYMKRKAHVKDTGTLIPGHGGLLDRMDSLTFNAPAFFLIVQYILLK, from the coding sequence ATGAAAGAGCAAGATCCTGTTAATGGAAAATTTTCGGATGTCCCTATCCGTGTGAAAAGTTGGGTATATATTATTATTCTTTTTTCTTTAGGCATTATTAATTCGCTAACGATGACAATCTTTGTCAGCTTGCTTACCTTTCAGGGGATGAAGGAAATTTTTAGGATGATCAAACCAAACTTCTCCTTTCTTCCTTTATTAGTTTTGCTAACTTGTTTACAGGCGTATTTCATTTATTTTATTTCCGATACTGTTTATCTTCGTTATGCTATTATTACTATATTAATCGCCTTAATAATTTTATTCATCGTCTGGAAATTTTCTTTTAAAGCTCTGCTTTCTTTTGGAATAGGACTCTGTATCACTTTGATCTGTTTTGCTTACCTGGCATATATACGATCTATTGAATATCCGATCATATCTCATTTTGGCCTTCGATTAATTATCTTTATTGTTGTTGTCACCGAGCTAAATGATGTTTTTCAATACCTGTCCGGTAAATTCTTCGGCAATAAACCGATTGTCCCAAAAATCAGCCCCAATAAAACCTGGGAAGGGCTAATTGGAGGTGTTATGTTGACAACGCTACTGAGCAATCTATTGGGTTATCTATTATTTTCATTTTATGATTTACTCAATTTTACGTTTATGGGATTATTACTTGGGATATTGGGATTTGGTGGAGATGTGCTTATGTCTTATATGAAGCGCAAAGCACATGTCAAAGATACAGGCACTTTAATTCCGGGACATGGCGGACTATTGGATCGGATGGATAGCTTAACTTTTAATGCGCCAGCCTTCTTTCTTATTGTACAGTATATTTTATTAAAATGA
- a CDS encoding CDP-alcohol phosphatidyltransferase family protein: MISVYKLKPKFQQLLKPILAFFYKRNVTANQITIASIVLSLLIGLLFWSADYCSWFFLALPIGLLIRMALNALDGMMARTYNQTSKKGELLNEIGDVVSDVFVFFPLIKFLPESLYLIIIFIILSIINEMAGLMGKVVGTARRYDGPMGKSDRALLVGLYGILAFCQVSLQHSSLYIFAMINILLIISTLTRLRKSLI, encoded by the coding sequence ATGATTTCTGTATATAAACTAAAGCCAAAATTTCAGCAACTATTAAAGCCTATATTGGCTTTCTTCTATAAAAGAAATGTGACTGCAAATCAAATAACCATAGCTTCGATCGTACTTTCATTGCTGATTGGCTTATTATTTTGGAGTGCTGATTATTGCAGCTGGTTTTTTTTAGCTCTTCCTATAGGTTTACTGATTCGTATGGCTTTAAATGCATTGGATGGTATGATGGCGAGGACATACAATCAAACTAGCAAAAAAGGAGAATTGTTAAATGAAATTGGAGATGTCGTATCTGATGTTTTTGTCTTTTTTCCGTTGATTAAATTTCTTCCAGAAAGTCTCTATCTGATTATTATCTTCATCATATTGAGTATAATCAACGAGATGGCGGGTCTGATGGGAAAGGTCGTGGGTACTGCACGTCGATACGACGGGCCAATGGGTAAAAGTGACCGTGCTTTATTAGTGGGTCTGTATGGAATATTAGCCTTCTGCCAAGTGTCCTTACAGCATAGTTCTTTATATATTTTTGCGATGATTAATATATTGTTAATCATCAGTACGTTAACAAGGCTGAGAAAATCTTTAATCTAA
- a CDS encoding ABC-F family ATP-binding cassette domain-containing protein, with the protein MINVNNISVSFGGTTLFSDVSFSINENDKIALMGKNGAGKSTLLKIIAGAGKPTTGNVSGPKDAVIAYLPQHLLTQDNVTVFEETSKAFEEAYHMRDELEQLNEQLNVRTDYETDDYMKLIERVSELSEKFYSIEEVNYDAEVEKVLKGLGFERSDFTRQTSEFSGGWRMRIELAKILLKKPDLILLDEPTNHMDIESIQWLEDFLLNSAKAVIVISHDRAFVDTITNRTIEVTMGRIYDYKAKYSHYLELRKERRQHQLKAYEEQQRFIADNQEFIDRFRGTYSKTLQVQSRVKMLEKLDVIEIDEVDTSALRLKFPPSPRSGQYPVIVEELTKKYGDHVVFQKADMVIERGEKVAFVGKNGEGKSTMIKAIMGEIDYEGSLKIGHNAKIGYFAQNQAALLDGELTVFDTIDQIAVGDVRVKIKDLLGAFMFSGDDTTKKVKVLSGGEKTRLAMIKLLLEPVNVLILDEPTNHLDMKTKDIIKDALQDFDGTLILVSHDRDFLDGLAKKVFEFGNKRVREHFEDIKGFLEYKKMNSLKDIER; encoded by the coding sequence GTGATTAACGTAAATAATATTTCAGTTTCCTTTGGTGGAACAACTCTTTTCAGTGATGTATCATTTTCAATTAATGAGAATGATAAAATTGCTCTAATGGGAAAAAATGGAGCGGGTAAATCGACATTATTGAAGATTATTGCTGGCGCAGGTAAGCCTACGACAGGTAATGTATCTGGTCCAAAAGATGCAGTTATTGCATACTTACCCCAGCATTTATTAACGCAAGATAATGTGACAGTCTTTGAGGAAACGTCAAAAGCTTTTGAAGAGGCTTATCATATGCGTGATGAACTGGAGCAGTTGAACGAACAGTTAAATGTAAGAACAGATTATGAAACTGATGATTACATGAAACTTATAGAAAGAGTATCCGAGTTAAGTGAGAAATTTTATTCGATTGAGGAAGTTAACTATGATGCAGAGGTTGAAAAAGTATTAAAAGGTTTAGGTTTTGAGCGTTCGGATTTTACGCGTCAAACTTCAGAATTTTCGGGTGGATGGCGCATGCGTATTGAATTGGCAAAAATTTTATTGAAAAAACCAGATTTAATATTATTGGATGAGCCGACCAACCATATGGATATTGAAAGTATTCAATGGTTAGAGGATTTTCTATTGAATTCAGCGAAGGCTGTTATTGTTATTTCACACGATAGGGCTTTTGTTGATACGATCACTAACCGCACTATAGAGGTTACAATGGGGCGTATCTATGACTATAAGGCAAAATATAGCCACTATCTGGAATTGAGAAAGGAACGTCGTCAGCATCAACTGAAAGCTTATGAGGAACAACAACGTTTCATCGCCGATAATCAGGAGTTTATAGATCGATTTAGAGGTACATATTCAAAAACTCTTCAAGTCCAATCTCGTGTCAAGATGTTGGAAAAATTAGATGTCATTGAGATTGATGAGGTCGATACATCGGCATTAAGATTGAAATTTCCACCTTCACCACGATCAGGGCAATATCCTGTCATCGTGGAGGAGTTAACTAAAAAATACGGTGACCACGTTGTTTTTCAAAAAGCTGATATGGTCATCGAACGTGGTGAAAAAGTCGCTTTTGTAGGTAAGAATGGTGAAGGAAAATCAACTATGATCAAAGCTATCATGGGGGAGATCGATTATGAAGGTTCATTGAAAATAGGACATAATGCTAAAATCGGTTATTTTGCACAAAATCAAGCTGCGCTTTTGGATGGCGAATTAACCGTATTTGATACGATAGATCAAATTGCTGTAGGTGACGTTAGAGTTAAAATAAAAGATCTATTAGGTGCTTTTATGTTTAGCGGAGATGATACAACAAAAAAGGTAAAGGTTTTATCTGGTGGTGAAAAAACACGATTAGCGATGATAAAATTACTGCTAGAGCCGGTAAATGTTCTTATTCTGGATGAACCTACCAACCACTTGGATATGAAAACGAAAGATATTATTAAAGATGCTCTCCAAGATTTTGATGGAACTTTGATTTTAGTATCGCATGATCGTGATTTTCTGGATGGCCTAGCTAAGAAAGTATTTGAATTTGGAAATAAACGCGTTCGTGAACATTTTGAAGATATAAAAGGATTTCTTGAATATAAGAAAATGAATAGCTTAAAAGATATCGAACGGTAA
- the trmD gene encoding tRNA (guanosine(37)-N1)-methyltransferase TrmD: MRFDIITVLPSLLESPFAHSILQRAQKKGLAEIVVHNLRDYATNKQKSVDDYPYGGGSGMVMQIEPFAACIEKLQSERNYDEIIFMSPDGETLNQEIANNLSTKGNMMILCGHYKGIDQRIRDIYVTKEISVGDYVLSGGELPAAILTDAIIRLIPGVLSDETSALSDSFQDGLLDAPIYTRPADWKGHKVPDVLLSGHEAKISAWRDEQQLIRTRERRPDLLND; encoded by the coding sequence ATGCGATTTGATATAATTACCGTACTTCCAAGTTTATTAGAAAGCCCGTTTGCGCATTCTATTTTACAGCGAGCACAGAAAAAAGGTTTGGCTGAAATTGTTGTGCATAATCTTCGTGATTATGCGACCAATAAGCAAAAAAGTGTTGACGACTATCCATATGGAGGAGGTTCGGGTATGGTGATGCAAATAGAACCTTTTGCTGCATGTATTGAGAAACTTCAGTCTGAGCGAAATTATGATGAAATCATATTTATGTCCCCTGATGGAGAAACTCTCAATCAAGAAATAGCAAATAATCTATCTACGAAGGGCAATATGATGATTCTTTGTGGGCATTATAAAGGGATTGATCAGCGTATTCGAGATATTTATGTTACAAAAGAGATTTCTGTCGGTGATTATGTGTTATCTGGAGGAGAATTACCAGCTGCCATTTTAACAGATGCTATCATCAGATTAATACCTGGAGTTTTGTCTGACGAAACATCAGCTTTATCGGATTCCTTTCAAGACGGATTATTAGATGCACCCATTTATACGCGTCCAGCAGATTGGAAAGGCCATAAAGTTCCTGATGTTTTACTCAGCGGACATGAAGCTAAAATTTCAGCTTGGCGAGACGAACAACAACTTATTCGTACCCGAGAAAGACGACCTGATTTATTAAATGACTAA
- a CDS encoding anthranilate synthase component I family protein has protein sequence MKYTFKTNLKKLLADTTTPVSIYLRLRDVFPNSILLESSDYHSRDNNISYICCQSIAHIKLDSQQLEIAYPNEMLIIKSKEEINLKEEVAIFRKAFEATHSTERNIISNGLFGYFTFDTIEHFEDIKLTTTPSPNLDIPHLQYHVYKYVIAIDHFRNELFVYEHLLDDEASELDKLQYLIQNKNFPEYTFRRTGEETSNRSDQEHRELVKKVKEHIQRGDVFQIVPSRAFSTPFLGDEFNVYRALRSINPSPYLFYFDYGNFKLFGSSPEAQLTIKNGEATIYPIAGTFKRTGNMEEDIKIAEQLKNDPKESAEHVMLVDLARNDLSRHCSHVEVKSYKEAQYYSHVIHLVSKVSGKLKPGVNPFDVVGDTYPAGTLSGAPKHMALTLIDRYEGQQRSFYSGAIGYMGFNGDFNHAIMIRSFLSKQNLLNYQAGGGIVLDSDPEMELQEVNNKIAALRKALELAETL, from the coding sequence ATGAAATACACGTTTAAAACAAATCTTAAAAAATTGCTTGCTGATACGACAACACCAGTTAGCATCTATCTCAGATTACGTGATGTCTTTCCAAATAGCATATTACTTGAAAGCTCTGACTATCATAGCAGAGACAACAATATCAGTTACATCTGTTGCCAATCGATTGCACATATCAAGTTAGATAGTCAGCAATTAGAAATTGCGTATCCAAATGAAATGCTCATTATTAAGAGCAAGGAAGAAATCAATTTAAAAGAAGAGGTTGCTATTTTTAGAAAAGCTTTTGAAGCAACACACTCTACAGAACGTAATATCATATCAAATGGATTATTTGGATATTTCACATTTGATACCATAGAGCATTTCGAAGATATCAAGCTGACAACGACTCCAAGTCCAAATCTAGATATCCCGCATTTACAGTACCATGTGTACAAATACGTAATCGCGATCGACCATTTTCGCAACGAACTGTTTGTATATGAACATTTATTAGATGATGAAGCATCAGAACTGGACAAACTTCAATATTTAATTCAAAATAAAAACTTTCCAGAGTATACCTTTCGCAGAACTGGAGAAGAGACTTCAAACAGATCCGATCAAGAACATCGCGAATTGGTGAAAAAGGTGAAAGAACATATCCAACGAGGCGACGTTTTCCAGATTGTTCCATCACGTGCTTTTTCAACACCTTTTCTAGGTGATGAATTTAATGTATATCGTGCGTTGCGATCTATTAATCCATCTCCCTATTTATTTTATTTTGATTACGGTAATTTCAAATTATTTGGTTCTTCGCCCGAAGCGCAGTTGACTATCAAAAATGGTGAAGCTACTATATATCCAATTGCTGGAACTTTCAAACGTACCGGCAATATGGAAGAAGATATTAAAATCGCCGAACAGCTTAAAAACGATCCAAAAGAATCAGCTGAACATGTGATGCTTGTCGATTTAGCAAGAAATGATTTAAGCAGACACTGTAGCCATGTCGAAGTAAAATCATATAAAGAAGCACAGTACTATTCGCATGTCATTCATTTAGTATCCAAAGTATCGGGCAAATTAAAGCCCGGAGTCAATCCCTTTGACGTTGTTGGCGATACTTACCCAGCGGGCACACTAAGCGGCGCCCCAAAGCACATGGCCCTTACACTGATAGACAGATATGAAGGTCAACAACGTTCGTTTTACAGCGGTGCGATTGGCTATATGGGTTTCAATGGTGACTTTAATCATGCCATTATGATCCGTTCATTCTTAAGCAAACAAAATCTACTGAACTACCAAGCGGGCGGTGGTATTGTACTCGACTCAGACCCTGAGATGGAATTACAAGAAGTAAATAATAAAATAGCAGCTTTGAGAAAAGCTTTAGAATTAGCAGAGACGTTATGA
- a CDS encoding chorismate mutase translates to MIRPLAYCDNLSHIRSSIDCIDYRIIELLAQRAEYVQQAAHYKSSLEEVKAEQRVINMLEQRNEWAYSFNIEGKLVESIFQSIINHFINKETEIFHEQS, encoded by the coding sequence ATGATTAGACCGTTAGCATATTGTGATAACTTATCACACATACGTAGTTCAATTGATTGTATCGACTACAGAATTATAGAGCTTCTTGCACAGCGCGCTGAATATGTTCAACAAGCCGCTCACTACAAATCGTCACTAGAGGAAGTAAAGGCTGAGCAAAGAGTCATCAACATGCTCGAACAAAGAAACGAATGGGCATACTCCTTTAATATTGAAGGAAAACTAGTTGAAAGTATATTTCAATCTATTATCAATCATTTCATTAATAAAGAAACAGAAATTTTCCATGAGCAATCATAA